The DNA segment ACCACATGATCCTGGATGGCACAGTCTCTCAGCACAGTCGCATGCCTTGCGGCATCCGATATATCCGATAATGCTGCTAATGCATGTCTTCAATAAACCCTGCCAAAGTGGGCGTTGCACTGCGCCCAACACCTGTGAGTGCCAGGCAGGCAATGAATGGGATCACAAGAGTGGCCAGTGTGTGCCCCACTGTGATATTCCTTGCCTGAATGGTGTCTGCATTGGCCAAAACAAATGCGAGTGCAAACCTGGCTACATTCTCGACGAGCTACAGCGCAACATTTGCCAACCACACTGTCCACAAGGTTGCCCCAATGGCTTCTGCAGTGCGCCCAACTTCTGCATCTGCCAGCCGGGATTCATCAAGAGCGGCATCAAAGGACGTCAGAGCTGTCAGCGCgtttaatatgcattttatttataattgaagtCGATCTGTGTCTATGTCTCATTcccaaatcaaattaaacagACGTCCAATCAGTGCATTAAATTCGTATTTCAGTTCTT comes from the Drosophila sulfurigaster albostrigata strain 15112-1811.04 chromosome 2L, ASM2355843v2, whole genome shotgun sequence genome and includes:
- the LOC133847722 gene encoding epidermal growth factor-like protein, whose translation is MLLMHVFNKPCQSGRCTAPNTCECQAGNEWDHKSGQCVPHCDIPCLNGVCIGQNKCECKPGYILDELQRNICQPHCPQGCPNGFCSAPNFCICQPGFIKSGIKGRQSCQRV